One segment of Gammaproteobacteria bacterium DNA contains the following:
- the accC gene encoding acetyl-CoA carboxylase biotin carboxylase subunit: MLEKVVIANRGEIALRILRACKELGIRTVAVHSTVDKDLKHVLLADESVCIGPPPSAESYLNMPAIISAAEVTDAVAIHPGYGFLAENADFAERVEQSGFIFIGPRADTIRLMGDKVSAKHAMKKAGVPTVPGSEGALPEDPKEMLRMGREVGYPVIIKAAGGGGGRGMRVVHSEAALVAAVGMTRAEAKAAFGNDMVYMEKFLEHPRHIEFQVMADGQGNAVHLGERDCSMQRRHQKVIEEAPAPGITDKQRRAMGERVVEACRNIKYRGAGTFEFLYQDGNFYFIEMNTRVQVEHPVTEMITGIDIVKWQLMVAAGMPFTLKQKDIEFRGHAFECRINAEDPRKFTPSPGKINLWHPPGGPGIRVDSHAYTGYTVPPNYDSLIGKLIAYGDTRESALARMRVALSEIAVEGITTNVPLHRDLFADSAFIAGGTNIHYLEKKLGL; encoded by the coding sequence ATGCTGGAAAAAGTCGTCATCGCGAACCGCGGCGAGATCGCGCTGCGCATCCTGCGCGCCTGCAAGGAACTCGGCATCCGCACCGTGGCGGTCCACTCCACCGTGGACAAGGACCTGAAGCACGTGCTGCTGGCGGACGAGTCGGTGTGCATCGGCCCGCCGCCCTCCGCCGAGAGCTACCTCAACATGCCGGCGATCATCAGCGCCGCCGAGGTCACGGACGCGGTGGCGATCCACCCGGGCTACGGCTTCCTGGCGGAGAACGCCGACTTCGCCGAGCGCGTGGAGCAGAGCGGGTTCATCTTCATCGGGCCGCGCGCCGACACCATCCGCCTCATGGGCGACAAGGTCTCGGCCAAGCACGCCATGAAGAAGGCCGGCGTGCCGACGGTGCCGGGCTCCGAAGGCGCGTTGCCGGAGGACCCGAAGGAGATGCTGCGGATGGGCCGCGAGGTCGGCTATCCGGTGATCATCAAGGCCGCCGGCGGCGGCGGCGGGCGCGGCATGCGCGTGGTGCACAGCGAGGCGGCGCTGGTGGCGGCGGTGGGCATGACCCGCGCCGAGGCCAAGGCCGCGTTCGGCAACGACATGGTGTACATGGAGAAGTTCCTGGAGCACCCGCGCCACATCGAGTTCCAGGTGATGGCGGACGGCCAGGGCAACGCGGTGCACCTGGGCGAGCGCGACTGCTCCATGCAGCGGCGCCACCAGAAGGTGATCGAGGAGGCGCCGGCCCCCGGCATCACCGACAAGCAGCGCCGCGCCATGGGCGAGCGCGTGGTGGAGGCCTGCAGGAACATCAAGTACCGCGGCGCGGGGACCTTCGAGTTCCTGTACCAGGATGGCAACTTCTACTTCATCGAGATGAACACCCGCGTGCAGGTGGAGCACCCGGTGACGGAGATGATCACCGGCATCGACATCGTGAAGTGGCAGCTGATGGTGGCGGCGGGCATGCCGTTCACCCTGAAGCAGAAGGACATCGAGTTCCGCGGCCACGCCTTCGAGTGCCGCATCAACGCCGAGGACCCGCGCAAGTTCACGCCCTCGCCGGGCAAGATCAACCTCTGGCACCCGCCGGGCGGCCCCGGCATCCGCGTGGATTCCCACGCCTACACCGGCTACACGGTGCCGCCCAACTACGATTCGCTGATCGGCAAGCTGATCGCCTACGGCGACACGCGCGAGTCGGCGCTGGCGCGCATGCGGGTGGCGCTGTCGGAGATCGCGGTGGAAGGCATCACGACGAACGTGCCGCTGCACCGGGACCTGTTCGCGGACTCGGCGTTCATCGCCGGTGGAACCAATATTCACTATCTCGAAAAGAAGCTCGGGCTC
- the accB gene encoding acetyl-CoA carboxylase biotin carboxyl carrier protein yields the protein PAAPAARALPPGHPVKSPMVGTFYRAASPGAKAFADVGQAVKEGDVLCIIEAMKMMNQIESDKAGVVKAILANNGDPVEFGQPLFIIE from the coding sequence ACCGGCCGCCCCCGCCGCCCGGGCGCTGCCGCCGGGCCACCCGGTGAAGTCGCCCATGGTGGGCACGTTCTATAGAGCGGCGTCTCCCGGCGCCAAGGCCTTCGCGGACGTGGGCCAGGCCGTGAAGGAAGGCGACGTGCTGTGCATCATCGAGGCCATGAAGATGATGAACCAGATCGAGTCGGACAAGGCGGGCGTGGTGAAGGCAATCCTCGCGAACAACGGCGATCCGGTCGAATTTGGCCAGCCGCTGTTCATAATTGAATAA